From a single Canis aureus isolate CA01 chromosome 5, VMU_Caureus_v.1.0, whole genome shotgun sequence genomic region:
- the IDI1 gene encoding isopentenyl-diphosphate Delta-isomerase 1, translating to MREVDLDELDAQQVQLLAEMCILIDEHDRRIGAETKHNCHLNENIDRGLLHRAFSVFLFNTENKLLLQQRSDAKITFPGCFTNTCCSHPLSNPQELEESDAIGVRRAAQRRLEAELGIPMEEVPPEEINYLTRIHYKAQSDGIWGEHEIDYILFVRKNVTLNPDPNEIKSYCYVTKEELKELLEKAARGEIKITPWFQIIADAFLFKWWDNLNHLNQFVDHEKIHRM from the exons ATGCGGGAGGTGGACCTGGACGAGCTGGACGCGCAGCAGGTGCAGCTGCTGGCCGAGATGTGCATCCTCATCGATGAGCACGACCGGCGGATCGGGGCGGAGACCAAGCACAACTGCCACCTGAACGAGAACATAGACCGAG GGTTATTGCATCGAGCCTTCAGCGTGTTTTTATTCAACACAGAAAATAAGCTCCTGCTGCAGCAGAGGTCGGATGCTAAGATCACCTTTCCAG GTTGTTTTACCAACACATGTTGCAGTCATCCATTAAGTAATCCACAAGAGCTTGAGGAAAGCGACGCGATCGGAGTAAGACGAGCAGCACAGAGGCGTTTAGAGGCTGAATTAGGAATTCCCATGGAAGAG GTTCCTCCAGAAGAAATTAATTATCTAACACGAATTCACTACAAGGCTCAGTCGGACGGCATCTGGGGGGAACACGAAATTGATTACATTCTGTTCGTGCGGAAGAACGTGACCTTGAATCCAGATCCCAATGAGATTAAGAGCTACTGTTACGTGACAAAGGAAGAGCTAAAAGAACTTCTGGAAAAGGCAGCCCGTGGTGAAATTAAGATAACTCCGTGGTTTCAGATTATCGCCGATGCTTTTCTCTTTAAGTGGTGGGATAACTTAAATCATTTGAATCAGTTCGTTGACCATGAGAAAATACATAGAATGTGA